From Shewanella acanthi:
GGTTCTGGTTTTTAGGGGCGACCTATCTGACCCAATTCCCCCAATTCGCTAAACTCCACCTGCATTCGGGCGCAACAGTGGTGTCGCTGTTACTCGGATTATTTTCTATTGGGATTGCAGTGGGGTCATTGGCCTGTGAGCGATTTTCCTTCGGCCACGTTGAATTAGGCCTATTGCCATTTGGGGTGTTGGGGCTGACAGTATTTGGCATTGATTTACTGTGGGCGATTCCCGAGGCACCTGCCGATCCCAACTTAGCTTATAGCTTTAGCAGTTTTATCGCGGAGTCACGGCACTATCATGTGATGCTGGATTTGTTTTTGATTGGTGTGAGCGGTGGTATTTTTATCGTGCCCCTGTATGCCTTTATTCAATCACGGTCGGCAAAGGGTGAGTGTGCACAAGCCATTGCGGCCAATAATATAATGAATGCGTTGTTTATGGTGACATCGGCCGTCTTGTCGATGTTATTCCTTGGTGTGCTGGGATGGAGCATTCCCCAGTTATTTTTACTCCTCGCTGTAATGAATTTTGTCGTCGCTTTATATGTGTATTCACAGGTTCCTGAGTTTACACAGCGATTTATCAGTTACTTACTCAGTCATATTATGTATCGGGTAAAGGTCGCAGGCCGCGAGCATATTCCCAAAGAAGGTGCAGGGATTATCGTGTGTAACCATGTGAGCTACGTGGATGCGCTGATCATTATGGGTGCATCGACTAGACCGATACGTTTTGTAATGGATGAATCTATTAGCGAAATCCCGCTGCTTAAATACCTGTTCCGCCATGCGGGGGTCATTCCAATTTGTTCGCCCAAACAGAGTGAAACAACATATACCCAAGCCTTTGAGACGATTCACCAAGCACTTGCTAACGGTGAACTGGTCTGTATCTTCCCCGAAGGGCGGTTAACGCCAGACGGAGAGTTAGGAGAATTCCGTCCCGGTATCGATAAAATTCTTGCCCGAGATCCGGTGCCAGTTATCCCGATGGCGCTATCGGGCTTATGGGGGTCTTACTTTAGCCATAAAGATGGACACGCACTGACGACTCGCCCGAAACGCTTTTGGTCAAAGGTAGCCATTGATATTGACGCTGTAGTTCAAGGTGATACACATAGTGAACAGCTGCATAGGAGGGTTGATGATTTACTTGAAAAGCGAAATTCGGTTGTGAGCTAGGCAATCCCTGTAGCGGATCATGGAGCATTAAATTCTCCCAATAAAACGACCACCTGATGGTGGTCGTTTTATTGGTTAACAGACTAACTAAAACTTGCCGTCAAACTTTGCCAACTCTTCTGTTGAAGCTTAAAGCGCGCCTTTAATTCCTCAACCTGAAGTAGTAGCTGTTGGTCTACAAGTTGTTTGCGCTTGGCCTCTAACAGTGCTTTTTTCGCTTGATAGTATTCAAGCAGGTGAGTTTTGACTAACTCATATTCCTGCTGGATTTTATCAATAATTTCATCTGCATTGGGTAAATGCACAACCTTGTTTTTAGCATTTAATAACTGCATTTGCAGACGCGCACTCTCAATGCGCTCCTGTGGACTCGTGCGTAAATCCTTGGCTAAACCTACCCAAGACAAGGCTTTAATCAGCCACTTGGTTGGGTCGTAGTGCCACCATTTAATACCATTGCGGTAATCGTTTTCAAAAATATGGTGGAAGTTATGGTAGCCCTCGCCATAGGTGAGCACAGCAAGAAATCCGTTATCTCTAGCGGTATTTTTATCCGTGTATGGCTGACTTCCCCAAACGTGGGCGAGGGAGTTGATGAAGAAAGTGCAGTGATGCACAACCACTAAACGTAGTAAGCCTGCCAACAAGAGCATACCGGCCACATTCCCTGTAAACCACCCCAATAACGCGGGTAAACCGATATTCATTAGTACGACAAGGGCGAGGTAATGCTTATGCTGCCACATCACTATGCGATCGTTTTGTAGGTCACGGACGTTCTGGTAGTCGTGGTAGCGATGTGCTTGGTATTCACGCAGCATCCAGCCTATGTGGCTGTACCAAAAACCCATTTTGGCAGAGTAAGGGTCTTTGTCGTTATCATCCACATGTTTATGATGAACTCTATGATCAGATGCCCAGTGTAGCGCACTGTTTTGCAACGCTAAGGCACCGCCTAAGGCATAGAAAAAACGTACTGCCGGATGGGCTTTATAGGCTTTGTGTGACCAGAGTCTGTGGTAGCCAGCGGTGATAGAGAGCCCGCTGTAATAGGCTAACAGGATAAAGGCAATCCATTCACTCGCGGCATAACCGTGAATGATTCCATACCAAGGAATGAGAACGAGGGTACCGAGTAGGGTTAAGCTAAACAAACAGACGTTCAGCCAGATGATAGGTGGTTTATTCATTTTTGTGTCCATGATCCGCTTTTGAGCGTACAACTGTAAGCTAATCTATCTCAGCATTATTGTTTGGTCAAGGTCCATTGGGGCTGTGTTTCAAGTGTAAAAGCGGTATTATCACGGCAATACATTCAGTTAGCGGATTTAAGAATGGGAATTCGTGCACAGCAAAAAGAGAAAACTCGTCGAGCTCTGGTTGATGCTGCTTTTAATCAGTTGAGCGCCGAGCGCAGTTTTTCGAGTTTAAGTTTGCGAGAGGTCGCGCGTGAGGCCAATATTGCGCCTACTTCCTTCTATCGCCATTTTAAGGATATGAACGAACTCGGCTTGACTATGGTCGACGAGGGCGGTTTAACTTTGAGGCAAATGATGCGTAAGGGGCGTCAGCGTGCTGAAGCCGGCGGTAGCGTGATTCGGATTTCTGTTGAAACCTTTATGGAAGTTCTCGATTCTAATCCGAACGTATTTCGAATTCTGCTACATGAGCGTTCTGGTACATCGGCCGCATTTCGCGCCGCGGTAGAGCGCGAGATTGAGCATTTTATCTCAGAATTGGCCCATTACACCGAGGCGACGGCTGGGCGTACGCCTATGCTGGCAAGGGCACAGGCCGAAGCGTTGGTGACTTTAGTTTTTAATGCTGGGGCTGCGGCCCTAGATATGAAGCGCGCCGACCGTAAGATTCTGGCCGACCAGTTAGTAATGCAGCTACGCATGGTTGCTAAGGGCGCCGAAGCGCTACAGAACAAGTTTGATCATCGCTAGTTTGGTGGTTTTGCAAAGTGCAAAAATACAGGCGCCTATTGGCGCCTGTATTTTTATACCAGTTATCTCTACGGGTTGACGAGGTTCTAGCTACAAACCCTTTCCCATATAGTCGGCAAATATTTATCCTAAGCGGAATGTGCGAGTCAATTATCCTTTTAATCCAGCGGCTTACTGCGATTTCGCCAGTCCTATGAGAAGGGCAAATCAAATAAATGAACGCAACAGGCGCCATTCTTTGTCCATGCAGGTGGGAGTGATTAGTGATTTTGCTATTAAGTGTAATAACATTAATCACATAGCTCGTTTTAATGGTTGCTCAAATGAAAGGCGTGAGCAGTTAGCACCTTTGAGTTAGACACAACCCCATTTTTTCATGCTAGATGCTCACCATGTTTTGATGGCTTACAGTTAGTAAAAATAGCGCCTTTGTGAACGATAATTCCTTTTGTCTCGGCTACTGTTTTGATCAAAGTTGACCTTTAGGAATAAAGGTCTAGCTCTTTACTAGACCCGCAATAAATTCATGCACTTGGGATTTTACTGCTTACTTAGACCATATTCGCTGAAGTGATGGAGCTCGCTTTGCTACGTCGACCAAATACAGTGATTACAAATGCACAGATAAACATGCTGACACTGTAAACAATGATTGGGATGGACATCGTCTCAGAGCTAAGAATTGTCATGCTAACCATAAGCGCTAACGTGCTATTTTTAACGCCAAGTTCAACCCCAATAGTTAAACCATCCTCTTTAGGCAGTCGACAATATTTTGCGGTGAAAATACCTAATGCAACTCCAATGATATTAAGCGATATCGCTGCAGCTCCCGCCTGAATTATTAACTGCAGCAGGTTTCCGCCAATGTCATAGAGTATGCTTGCAACGAGCAACACTAGGGTTATCCCACCCAGTTTGCTCACCCCTTTTTCAGCTTTAATCGCCCAGCGAGGCCAAAAAGTACGCAATATCATTCCTACCATTACTGGAATTAGCACCACGCCAACCATCATCGCAACCATTTTTTCTACTGGAAGTTCAATGTTCACTGATGAAGTGCTAAAGAGTGACATCGCATATCCAGTGGCTAGTGGCAGCGTTGCAATGGTTATCAAGCTGGCAATCACCGTAAGCATGATGGATAAAGCAACATTACCTCGTGACAATAGTACAAATAAATTTGATGCGGTTCCTCCAGGACAAGCCGCTATTATCACAAGCCCTACAGC
This genomic window contains:
- a CDS encoding MFS transporter, which gives rise to MLLTKRFLPYFATQCLGALNDNIYKNVLLLMVTFSQVKELPINVDMFVNLAAGVFILPFFLFSAHAGIVADNLDKAKLIRGLKFLEVIIMFSAAFAIVTEQYMLMLVLLFLMGSQSAYFGPVKYSLLPQALKEGELVKGNAWVEMGTFLSILIGTLSAGILVAGDNATMSSAVTVTVLALAGYLSSRAIPALPPQGRVAKIKFRPISGSWHTINKARKTPSIWMAILAISWFWFLGATYLTQFPQFAKLHLHSGATVVSLLLGLFSIGIAVGSLACERFSFGHVELGLLPFGVLGLTVFGIDLLWAIPEAPADPNLAYSFSSFIAESRHYHVMLDLFLIGVSGGIFIVPLYAFIQSRSAKGECAQAIAANNIMNALFMVTSAVLSMLFLGVLGWSIPQLFLLLAVMNFVVALYVYSQVPEFTQRFISYLLSHIMYRVKVAGREHIPKEGAGIIVCNHVSYVDALIIMGASTRPIRFVMDESISEIPLLKYLFRHAGVIPICSPKQSETTYTQAFETIHQALANGELVCIFPEGRLTPDGELGEFRPGIDKILARDPVPVIPMALSGLWGSYFSHKDGHALTTRPKRFWSKVAIDIDAVVQGDTHSEQLHRRVDDLLEKRNSVVS
- a CDS encoding acyl-CoA desaturase, with the protein product MNKPPIIWLNVCLFSLTLLGTLVLIPWYGIIHGYAASEWIAFILLAYYSGLSITAGYHRLWSHKAYKAHPAVRFFYALGGALALQNSALHWASDHRVHHKHVDDNDKDPYSAKMGFWYSHIGWMLREYQAHRYHDYQNVRDLQNDRIVMWQHKHYLALVVLMNIGLPALLGWFTGNVAGMLLLAGLLRLVVVHHCTFFINSLAHVWGSQPYTDKNTARDNGFLAVLTYGEGYHNFHHIFENDYRNGIKWWHYDPTKWLIKALSWVGLAKDLRTSPQERIESARLQMQLLNAKNKVVHLPNADEIIDKIQQEYELVKTHLLEYYQAKKALLEAKRKQLVDQQLLLQVEELKARFKLQQKSWQSLTASFS
- the fabR gene encoding HTH-type transcriptional repressor FabR, whose translation is MGIRAQQKEKTRRALVDAAFNQLSAERSFSSLSLREVAREANIAPTSFYRHFKDMNELGLTMVDEGGLTLRQMMRKGRQRAEAGGSVIRISVETFMEVLDSNPNVFRILLHERSGTSAAFRAAVEREIEHFISELAHYTEATAGRTPMLARAQAEALVTLVFNAGAAALDMKRADRKILADQLVMQLRMVAKGAEALQNKFDHR
- a CDS encoding bile acid:sodium symporter family protein; the protein is MESNHIISIGLPISLVIIMIGIGMTLTLNDFRQITRKPKGLILGSVSQIVGMPIIAVVLAKVFDLSPEMAVGLVIIAACPGGTASNLFVLLSRGNVALSIMLTVIASLITIATLPLATGYAMSLFSTSSVNIELPVEKMVAMMVGVVLIPVMVGMILRTFWPRWAIKAEKGVSKLGGITLVLLVASILYDIGGNLLQLIIQAGAAAISLNIIGVALGIFTAKYCRLPKEDGLTIGVELGVKNSTLALMVSMTILSSETMSIPIIVYSVSMFICAFVITVFGRRSKASSITSANMV